The window TACATATAAGCATTTTGAGACTATTAGATTAGCTATATTGCCTGAATGCGACGAAAAAGCAATATTAGAACTTGAAGAGCGTTTGCAGGTTCATTCCGAAAAGAAGGCACAATATAAATGGCATACTATAGCTAAGATGATAGAAAGAGATATTAATGCTGGTAAAGAAGAAACTGATATCGCAAATTCATTATCAATTACAAAGGCTCGTTTACACGAGTTATTAGATATGCAGCAATATGCAATAACTTATTTAGAAAAAAGAGGCTGTTCAAAGCAATGGAGTCTAGTTGATGATAAAGAGCTGGCGTTTTCACAAATGGTTAAAAGTCGAAAAAAGATAGAATCAACGTCACAAAAAGAATTTTTTGAAAGTGTTGCTTTTGCTTTAACAGATGATTCACAAAGCGCGGGCGGTCGTTTGTATGGATTAATTCCTGAAGTTAAAGATAATTTGGATGAAATATGTGCTTCGCTAGAGCAAAAACTAGAGGAAAGATATAACTCTATTGAGCCAAATGGGTTTGATCTACTTGCACCGGAGTTGGATGATTCTGAAATTAAAATGGCTAGGATTGCTGTGGCTGCTGGATTACCAGAGAACGCCAAAATTGTAAGGGCAGTCGCTAGAAATGTAATTGAAACTCAAAAGGCCCTTAAGGCTGAGCAAAAATCAGAAGATTTTCTGCTAGACCAAGTTACAAAATCTGCTACTATACTTTGCAATGCAGTTAATATTGGTTTATCAAAGGAAAATGTAAAAACCCGTGGTATTGAAGAGCAGTTGGCGAGTATTCAAAATAGTGTTAAGAAAATAACTGAATGGTTGTATGAAAATGAATATTCAACTCAACTATAATCAAAAGAAAAATGAAGTGATATTGATTTGTGATGATCCTGAGGATCAATACTGGAGGCTTTTAGGGAGAATTGTTGCAGATAATGTTGGAGAATTCTCCACACAATCAGATAGTATTATTTTTGCATGGAGATATTTTCTTGCCTTTAAAAAAGAATTAGCTATTTATGCAAAATCACATAACATAGGAATACGGTTCAGTCCGGATGTAAAATGCTTATTGGAGTCCGCAAATACTGCTTCTTATCAATATGCTCTAAAATGTAAGCCATTGGATGAAGCCATTTTGATAAGCAAATTACGTGAAGCGGGCTTTAAAAGGACATTAACGTCAAATCAGTTAAGAAATTTGAGCAAATTAGCTAGTTTACCTTCTAGTGCTACATTTTCCGTACCCGGGGCCGGAAAAACAACTGAAGCCTTAGCCTTTTATTTTATAAATAGAAAAAAGGAAGATAAATTATTAGTTGTCGCTCCTAAAAATGCTTTTGGTGCATGGGACGAACAATTAGAGATTTGTAACCCTAATGGGGAGAGCAGTTTTGTACGTTTGCGTGGTGGGGAAAATAATATTAGGGAATTGCTAAAAAGTAATCCACAATATATCATCATTACTTATCAACAGTTTCCGCGAGTGAGGTCACTAGTTTCAGAATTTATATCCCGCAATTCTGTATTTGTATTTTTAGATGAGAGTCATCGTATAAAAAGTGGGAAGCAGGGAGTATCCGCAGAGGCCATTCTAAATATATCCTATCTACCAGTTCGAAAATTAATAATGAGTGGTACCCCTATGCCTCAGAGTGTGAATGATTTAATTCCACAAATTAATTTTTTGTATCCGGATATTAGAGTTAAAGAAGAAGATGTGATTTCTATTGCTCAGCCTTTGTTTGTAAGAACAACAAAGGCTCAATTGGGGTTACCCTCTATTGAGCATAAATTAATATCCATACCCATGGACCCCTTACAATACAATATTTATCTACTTTTAAAATCTGAATTTAAAAGGCAGTTAAATCCTTATTTAAATGATGATGCAAAATCTGCTTTAAGAAAAATTGGGAAATGTACAATAAAGCTTATGCAGTTTGTGTCTAATCCAGCCCTATTATCATCAGATATGGATTATGTATTTAATCAGAAACTGGGTAGGCTTCTTTTAATAAATAACGGTCCTAAGATTGAGTATGCATGTAACAGAGCTCGACAATTAGCAAAAGAAGGGAAAAAGGTAATTATTTGGACATCCTTTGTTGAAAATGTTGAATTGATAGCAGAAAGATTACGTGATTTAGGCGCTGACTTTATACATGGTGGTGTAGATGCTGGCGATGAAGATGATAATGATTCACGTGAAGGAAAAATAAAGCGTTTCCACGATGATCCTAACTGTATGGTTTTAGTTGCAAATCCGGCAGCAGCTTCAGAGGGTATCAGCTTGCATAAAGTTTGTCAATATGCAATATATGTTGATAGATCATTTAATGCTGCGCAATATCTGCAGTCAGAAGACAGAATTCACAGACTAGGATTATCAGATGATTTAAAACCTACCGTAGAAATAATAGAATGCAAGGACAGTATAGATGAGGTAATACGAAAGAGGTTATCGATTAAGGTCCAACGAATGGCAAAAGCGTTAAATGATCCATCGTTAAATATTGATCCTATTCCATATGACTTTAAAATGTTTGATGAGCAAGTGGGGGGTATGCAACTAGATGATTTAGATGATATTATCAATTATTTTTTTGGTGGTATTCAAAATGATTAGACTTTCTCCTGGAATTTTAAATTCTGTATTGACTTTATTAAATTTGATAGACAAATTCTCAGAAATCAGCCTAAATAGAATTAAGGCTCATAGCATGTTTAACGGAATACATGTAGATGATGTG is drawn from Desulforamulus ruminis DSM 2154 and contains these coding sequences:
- a CDS encoding DEAD/DEAH box helicase, which produces MKMNIQLNYNQKKNEVILICDDPEDQYWRLLGRIVADNVGEFSTQSDSIIFAWRYFLAFKKELAIYAKSHNIGIRFSPDVKCLLESANTASYQYALKCKPLDEAILISKLREAGFKRTLTSNQLRNLSKLASLPSSATFSVPGAGKTTEALAFYFINRKKEDKLLVVAPKNAFGAWDEQLEICNPNGESSFVRLRGGENNIRELLKSNPQYIIITYQQFPRVRSLVSEFISRNSVFVFLDESHRIKSGKQGVSAEAILNISYLPVRKLIMSGTPMPQSVNDLIPQINFLYPDIRVKEEDVISIAQPLFVRTTKAQLGLPSIEHKLISIPMDPLQYNIYLLLKSEFKRQLNPYLNDDAKSALRKIGKCTIKLMQFVSNPALLSSDMDYVFNQKLGRLLLINNGPKIEYACNRARQLAKEGKKVIIWTSFVENVELIAERLRDLGADFIHGGVDAGDEDDNDSREGKIKRFHDDPNCMVLVANPAAASEGISLHKVCQYAIYVDRSFNAAQYLQSEDRIHRLGLSDDLKPTVEIIECKDSIDEVIRKRLSIKVQRMAKALNDPSLNIDPIPYDFKMFDEQVGGMQLDDLDDIINYFFGGIQND